A window of the Hordeum vulgare subsp. vulgare chromosome 5H, MorexV3_pseudomolecules_assembly, whole genome shotgun sequence genome harbors these coding sequences:
- the LOC123452398 gene encoding pentatricopeptide repeat-containing protein At4g30700 has product MLLSPGLAAPAASHPSPLLTSAILGDRATLGGLLQPAATTSKTRCYSRVRSRPLLRYATADAASIADIVSTSSTKCRLDRDQLRRVCQEPDLEGAVNLLDEMLSRRGGTGASGQLAPEEQAAVLQCYVDALSLASLRRGHRLLSKSTSRHSGIATPIVLRIATLYCKLGAPADARRVLEGASRPAPGKPADAAQAKRKEAYEKVRELHEQIRAAGYVPDTRFVLHDIDEAAKERALMYHSERLAIAFGLVSTPPGTPLRVMKNLRICGDCHSAVKLIAKVTGREIIVRDNKRFHHFKDGACSCGDYW; this is encoded by the coding sequence ATGCTATTATCCCCAGGACTCGCGGCACCGGCGGCGTCTCACCCATCCCCCTTACTCACCTCCGCCATCCTCGGCGACCGTGCTACTCTAGGAGGCCTTCTCCAACCGGCCGCAACGACGTCGAAGACCCGCTGCTACAGCCGCGTTCGTAGCCGCCCGCTGCTCCGCTACGCGACCGCCGACGCCGCTTCTATTGCGGATATCGTATCGACCAGTAGCACTAAGTGCCGCCTGGACCGCGACCAGCTCCGGAGGGTCTGCCAAGAACCCGACCTCGAGGGGGCAGTTAACCTGCTCGACGAAATGCTTAGTCGGAGAGGCGGCACCGGCGCGTCAGGCCAACTCGCGCCCGAAGAGCAGGCCGCGGTCCTCCAGTGCTACGTCGACGCGCTCTCGCTGGCCTCCCTCAGACGAGGCCATCGCCTGCTCTCCAAGTCCACGTCCCGGCACTCCGGGATCGCCACGCCCATCGTGCTCAGGATCGCCACTCTGTACTGCAAGCTCGGCGCACCCGCCGACGCGCGGCGCGTCCTCGAGGGAGCGTCGAGGCCGGCACCGGGGAAGCCCGCGGACGCGGCGCAGGCGAAGCGGAAGGAGGCGTACGAGAAGGTGCGCGAGCTGCATGAGCAGATACGCGCGGCGGGGTACGTGCCGGACACCCGATTCGTGCTGCACGACATTGACGAGGCCGCCAAGGAGCGCGCGCTCATGTACCACAGCGAGCGCCTGGCCATCGCGTTCGGGCTGGTGAGCACGCCGCCCGGCACACCGCTGCGGGTCATGAAGAACCTCCGCATCTGTGGGGACTGCCACAGCGCCGTCAAGCTCATCGCCAAGGTGACCGGCCGCGAGATCATCGTCAGGGACAACAAGCGGTTCCACCATTTCAAGGACGGCGCCTGCTCCTGCGGGGACTACTGGTGA
- the LOC123452399 gene encoding cold-regulated 413 plasma membrane protein 1-like translates to MANSFLSMKTGPAAGASEASQALLESDLRELTMAARKLANHAIVLGGGLGFIGTFLQWLAFAAAVYLLVLDKTNWKTNMLTGLLVPYIFFTMPSLLFSFIRGEIGSWIAFVVVVLRLFFPRHFPDWLELPGSLILLTAVAPSIFADTFRGSWLIIGVAVCLVIGCYLLHEHIKASGGLKEAFQKANGWSNTIGILLLFIYPVWAIVMWFL, encoded by the exons ATGGCGAACTCGTTCCTCTCGATGAAGACGGGCCCGGCGGCCGGCGCGTCGGAGGCGTCGCAGGCGCTGCTCGAGTCGGACCTGCGGGAGCTGACCATGGCGGCGCGGAAGCTCGCCAACCACGCCATCGTCCTCGGCGGCGGCCTCGGCTTCATCGGCACCTTTCTCCAGTGGCTCGCCTTCGCCGCCGCCGT ATATCTCTTGGTGCTGGACAAGACGAACTGGAAGACCAACATGCTGACGGGTCTCTTGGTCCCATACATTTTCTTCACCATGCCTTCTCTGCTCTTCTCCTTTATAAG GGGGGAGATTGGTAGCTGGATCGCGTTCGTTGTTGTGGTCCTACGGCTGTTCTTTCCGCGCCACTTCCCTG ATTGGCTAGAGCTGCCTGGCTCTCTGATCCTGCTCACGGCGGTCGCCCCCAGCATCTTCGCAGACACCTTCAGGGGCTCGTGGCTCATCATCGGCGTCGCCGTATGCCTGGTCATCGGGTGCTACCTGCTCCACGAGCACATCAAGGCGTCAGGAGGCCTCAAGGAGGCCTTCCAGAAGGCCAATGGCTGGTCCAACACCATCGGCATTCTCTTGCTCTTCATCTACCCGGTCTGGGCCATCGTGATGTGGTTCCTGTAG
- the LOC123452397 gene encoding BTB/POZ domain-containing protein At5g66560-like: protein MMQGSRKAKGKREDQQQHSPKGQAWFCTTGLPSDVVIEVGDMTFHLHKFPLMSKSKKIHDLIMNKESSLARQAGGGGDEEEEDGAGEIREEEVVLEADEEADAHRIRLPDFPGGAEAFELAAKFCYGVKLDLTPATAAPLRCAAERLGMSDDHAEDNLVSRADRFMSHTVLRNPRDAIRALRSCEGLLPLADDLGLVSRCVDAIAAKAAASTPTALFGWPINDAGAGDRPRHKKNAGAGATSTLFDDLAGLSLSTFTRVIAAMRERGVGPEVLEGALIAYAKRSIPGLSRSDRHAGGGAAAAAAAPRSADGDQKALLETVIVNLPEETIKSSAHTGTAVGATTARVLFGLLRTANILQASEASRDMLERRVASRLPDAAVDDLLIPSYSYLVETLYDVDCVERIVRHFLEGRGGGVEEVDEECSEAETPGREASRRAMLAVGRLMDAYLGEIATDANLKTDKFCDLAWALPDGARVYDDGLYRAVDIYIKAHPALREEEKEKVSGVVDGRKLTLEACTHAAQNERLPLRTVVQVLFFEQLQLRRAIARTMVANEGGAAVQGEEEGDSDGGRTWRVATRGNQMLRLDMDSMRNRVQELERECTTMRKAIQKIDRRGGAAGDRGAAPAAEGRWGSMVTKRFGCKFPAQVCQSQPRSVVARPRRARIEQSP from the exons ATGATGCAGGGGAGCAGGAAAgccaagggaaagagggaggatcAGCAGCAGCACAGCCCCAAGGGCCAAGCATG GTTCTGCACCACGGGGCTCCCCAGCGACGTCGTGATCGAGGTGGGCGACATGACCTTCCATCTCCACAAG TTCCCGCTAATGTCCAAGAGCAAGAAGATCCACgacctgattatgaacaaggaatcGAGCCTGGCGAGGCAGGCGGGGGGAGGgggggatgaggaggaggaagatggggcaGGGGAGAtcagggaggaggaggtggtgctgGAGGCAGACGAGGAGGCCGACGCGCACCGCATCCGCCTCCCGGACTTCCCCGGCGGCGCCGAGGCGTTCGAGCTGGCCGCCAAGTTCTGCTACGGCGTCAAGCTCGACCTCACGCCGGCCACCGCCGCGCCGCTCCGCTGCGCCGCCGAGCGCCTCGGCATGTCCGACGACCACGCCGAGGACAACCTCGTCTCCCGCGCCGACCGCTTCATGTCGCACACCGTGCTCAGGAACCCCAGGGACGCCATCCGCGCGCTCAGGTCCTGCGAGGGTCTTCTCCCCCTCGCCGACGACCTCGGCCTGGTGTCCCGCTGCGTGGACGCCATTGCGGCCAAGGCCGCCGCGTCCACGCCCACCGCGCTCTTCGGCTGGCCCATCAACGACGCGGGAGCCGGCGACCGCCCCCGCCACAAGAAAAATGCCGGCGCCGGGGCCACGTCCACGCTGTTCGACGACCTCGCCGGCTTGTCCCTGTCCACGTTCACCCGTGTCATTGCCGCCATGAGGGAGCGGGGCGTCGGCCCTGAGGTCCTGGAGGGGGCTCTCATCGCCTACGCCAAGCGGTCGATCCCTGGGCTTTCACGCTCTGACCGGCACGCCGGCGGTGGTGCCGCCGCCGCGGCTGCCGCGCCACGGTCGGCGGACGGCGACCAGAAGGCGCTACTCGAGACCGTCATTGTCAACCTCCCGGAGGAGACCATCAAGAGCAGTGCCCACACCGGCACGGCAGTGGGCGCCACCACCGCGCGCGTCCTGTTCGGCCTGCTGCGCACGGCAAACATTCTGCAGGCATCAGAGGCTTCCCGTGACATGCTGGAGCGGCGCGTGGCCTCCAGGTTGCCCGACGCGGCCGTCGACGACCTGCTCATCCCGAGCTACTCGTACCTCGTGGAGACGCTCTACGACGTGGACTGTGTGGAGCGCATCGTGCGGCACTTCCTCGAGGGCCGAGGCGGCGGTGTCGAGGAGGTCGACGAGGAGTGCAGCGAGGCGGAGACGCCGGGCAGAGAGGCTAGCAGACGAGCCATGCTGGCCGTGGGCAGGCTGATGGACGCCTACCTTGGGGAGATCGCCACGGACGCCAACCTGAAGACAGACAAGTTCTGCGACCTCGCATGGGCATTGCCGGACGGCGCCCGCGTCTACGACGACGGCCTTTACCGTGCCGTCGACATCTACATCAAG GCACATCCAGCGCTgagggaagaggagaaggagaaggtgagcgGCGTGGTGGACGGGCGCAAGCTGACGCTGGAGGCGTGCACGCATGCCGCGCAGAACGAGCGTCTGCCGCTGCGGACGGTGGTGCAGGTGCTCTTCTTCGAGCAGCTCCAGCTGCGCCGGGCCATCGCCCGGACGATGGTGGCGAATGAAGGCGGTGCAGCAGtccaaggagaggaagaaggcgaCAGCGATGGTGGTCGGACATGGCGGGTGGCGACCAGGGGAAACCAAATGCTCAGGCTGGACATGGACAGCATGCGGAACCGGGTGCAGGAGCTAGAGCGGGAGTGCACCACCATGAGGAAAGCCAttcagaagatagaccgccgaggCGGCGCCGCTGGGGATAGGGGCGCGGCACCGGCTGCGGAGGGCAGGTGGGGTTCAATGGTGACCAAGAGGTTCGGATGCAAGTTCCCGGCGCAGGTCTGCCAGTCACAGCCGCGGTCGGTGGTGGCGCGGCCTCGCCGGGCACGGATTGAGCAGAGCCCCTGA